In a single window of the Osmerus eperlanus chromosome 4, fOsmEpe2.1, whole genome shotgun sequence genome:
- the slc9a8 gene encoding sodium/hydrogen exchanger 8 produces the protein MFFGSAALGTLTGLISAISLKHFDLRKTPSLEFGMMIIFAYLPYGLAEGIKLSGIMSILFSGIVMSHYTHHNLSPITQILMQQTLRSVAFMCETCVFAFLGLSIFSFPHKFELSFVVWCIVLVLLGRAVNIFPLSFMLNFFRDHKITPKMMFIMWFSGLRGAIPYALSLHLGLEPIEKRQLIGTTTIVIVLFTILLMGGGTMPLIRIMDIEESQSRRKSKKDINLSKTEKMGNAIESEHLSELTEEEYEAHIYQRQDLKGFMWLDAKYLNPFFTRRLTQEDLLHGRIQMKTLTNKWYEEVRQGPSGSEDDEDEAELL, from the exons TCTCTTAAGCACTTTGACCTAAGGAAGACTCCGTCTCTGGAGTTTGGAATGATGATCATCTTTGCCTACCTGCCCTATGGACTCGCTGAGGGGATCAAACTGTCTG GTATCATGTCCATCCTCTTTTCAGGGATTGTGATGTCGCACTACACACATCACAACCTGTCTCCCATCACCCAGATCCTGATGCAGCAAACCCTCCGCTCTGTGGCCTTTATGTGTG AGACATGTGTGTTTGCCTTCTTGGGCCTCTCCATTTTTAGTTTTCCTCACAAGTTTGAGCTGTCCTTTGTTGTCTGGTGCATA GTCCTGGTGCTGCTGGGTCGGGCTGTGaacatcttccctctctccttcatgctCAACTTCTTCCGAGACCACAAGATCACGCCCAAGATGATGTTTATCATGTGGTTCAGTG GCCTGCGAGGTGCCATTCCCTATGCCCTGAGCCTCCACTTGGGCCTGGAGCCCATTGAAAAGCGGCAGTTGATTGGCACCACCACCATCGTCATCGTCCTCTTCACGATCCTCCTCATGGGAGGCGGGACCATGCCCCTTATCCGCATCATGGACATCGAGGAGAGCCAATCGCGGCGCAAAAGCAAGAAAGACATCAACCTCAGCAAGACGGAGAAAATG ggcaACGCCATCGAGTCGGAGCACCTGTCGGAGCTGACGGAGGAGGAGTACGAGGCGCACATATACCAGAGGCAGGACCTGAAGGGCTTCATGTGGCTGGATGCCAAGTACCTCAACCCCTTCTTCACCCGCCGCCTCACCCAGGAG GACCTCCTGCACGGTCGAATCCAGATGAAGACACTGACCAATAAATGGTACGAGGAAGTCCGACAGGGTCCGTCGGGATCGGAGGACGACGAAGATGAAGCCGAGCTCCTCTGA
- the LOC134019534 gene encoding mucin-5AC-like, which produces MAAARVLSFVLTVCVLKGLCSPIENANQEDISVQRIRDVLQYYDYINAQKGLQLKENSNWHQVLGLDTDQFDNDSPMVTMAVSVTTGGSASSDMDLVTAKTTTTGGGANATTTDGLVNATSNDGYPNATASSTNVTASNDGPNYATTASPVNATANDGYPNATASNTNVTAINDSPNNSTTAGPVNATANDGYPNATASSTNVTASNDGPNNATTAGPFNATSNDCYPNATASTSSTNVTASNHDPKGFPNNTGGGASGPANNVTAIGDWHASLQQHFNITTSVHKF; this is translated from the exons ATGGCAGCTGCAAGGGTGTTGAGTTTTGTGCTAACAGTTTGTGTACTCAAAG GATTGTGTTCCCCCATTGAAAACGCCAATCAAGAGGACATCTCTGTGCAGCGAATCCGAGACG TGCTGCAGTATTATGATTACATAAATGCCCAAAAAGGGCTTCAATTAAAGGAGAACTCCAATTGGCATCAAGTTTTGG GTCTTGACACTGACCAATTTGACAATGATAGTCCGATGGTCACAATGGCTGTCTCTGTTACAACTGGTGGTTCTGCGTCCAGCGACATGGATCTTGTGACTGCCAAGACCACCACTACCGGTGGCGGTGCCAATGCCACAACCACCGACGGCCTTGTTAATGCTACTTCCAAcgatggctaccccaatgccacagccagcagtaccaacgtcacagctagcaatgacggccccaactACGCTACCACTGCCAgccctgttaatgctacagctaacgacggctaccccaatgccacagccagcaacaccaacgtcacagctatcAATGACAGCCCCAACAACTCAACCaccgccggccctgttaatgctacagccaacgacggctaccccaatgccacagccagcagtaccaacgtcacagccagcaatgacggccccaacaatgCAACTACCGCCGGCCCTTTTAATGCCACTTCCAATGACtgctaccccaatgccacagcgagca CCAGCAGTACCAATGTCACAGCTAGCAACCATGACCCCAAAGGGTTTCCTAACAACACAGGAGGTGGTGCCAGCGGTCCTGCTAACAATGTCACAGCCATTGGCGACTGGCATGCCAGTCTGCAACAGCACTTTAACATCACAACCAGTGTCCACAAGTTTTAA